The genomic segment CATTGCTTTTAGAGTTACTGTTTTGAATCTGTATCCCCTGAAGACTTCTCCCAAATTTACAGTATGTTCAGATGTTTCCTCTTCGCCACATATTTCACAACCCACGTCCTCATTTTTCGTcttataattacattttagttcCGGCTTATTTAGTGTGGGTTTCATCATCTTTTCTGTCTTCCTCGTACCTAATGCATCTGTATCCTTTGTTTTACTTGTATTTGTGTTCCTCACCCAAAAACTTAGGTTTCCCACGTGTGGTAAAGGTTGATTTTATACCTATAATATTTCTAGTAGTTTTTCATGTGAGTTGAACGAACCTGACATTCATTTTTGCAGGTAGCCTGATGGGTGTTGACCAATGACAACTCCCTAGGCAACCAGTAATAGGGACACTGGAGTGGGAAACCTATGTGTTTGGGTGAGGAAcacaaataatagtaaaatacaaggagcatTCAAACCTGACCCAACCTAGAATGCCAGGTTCTACGTGAAAGGTCTCTTAGAGGATTGAACCCAACTCCCCAGACCTAACATCACCTAGAGGGCCGTGAATCTTTAGGTGAAATACAGGCATGCATCTTAACCTAACTCCAGGTGCCAGGTCCTACTTGGACCCACCACACCTAACATTTAGGCTGctataaataagaaaagagaagaaaaaaattactgaaccTACCTTGGTCAGCCTATTTGTTGTCTttgttctccccccccccccaaacttcCCCGTACCCTAAGACTATGATTTCCTAGTGTGGTCTACTATTATTGTCAAACTTAGATGTGACAGCAATGGGTTAACCAACCATTtccaacagaaataaatgtcagatttgtcaaatcaaatgaaatatttgaaaagccttatttcatgttgaaataaattttttaagtaattatcattttcaaaatctACATAGGCTACATCTAAATACAATGTTGCTTTATAGTCAGTCATAAAAATCACATCTGGACCATCGAACAACCCTGGCCTATTGCAGTTATAAAATTACTTGCCCCTTGAGAGGGCTGGCTTAAATGCCTGCGAGCAtccaaaaacataattttttgtcaaaagaCATTGCTTTCAACAGGACGTTTCATTCCtgaaaaagttttattataataGTACAACATTTATGCACATATTTTGACAGGAAGTTTCTGCTAATACACCAGAGAACAGTCACCACATGAATCAACAAATCAAGATGCTGAAGTCATGAGTGCAGCTTTGTTGGAGAACATCTGTCTGCACCTTCCCCTCATTTGATCAGATCTTCCAAGCGATCAACCATGTGCCGGACAGTCTGGATCTACTAGAGCTTCTTGTGGAGGCAATGAGACAGTTATCTTGTGGCCCACACTGCTTTGGCAGTCTTGCTTGCAGAATCATTACTAGAGTGTAAAGTTGCTTGCTCTTGACAGCCGGAGACTATTCAGCAACTTGTGCAAGAGAGAGGGGCTTTTCTTGCTGGGCAGCATGGGAACATTGACGAATCTTGCCCATCTGTCCAACTCAGGCCTCCTGAGTGAGATGTAATACTCCTGCCTGAGGTACTATATGGGCCCCGTGAAGAAAGCTTTGGACAGATAATGTTATGTTCAAGACAGTCCTCCTACTAAGCTTAGCAATAGTAAAGAGATTAGGCAAGTTCTACAGCTTCTCTTACCTAGCATAGCAGCAGGAGGGTTTAGGATTCCTTACATTCTTATTTGTTGTGAGTAATCAGTACCAATCTTTCCTGAATAGAGACTTGAaacgtttttttatttctttcctccaGGACTTTGTGGGTGAGGATTGCAATTAGATGCTGTTGTGTCTAGAGAGGGAGATGCTGTTGTGTCTAGTGAGGGTTTTGCATTAATACCTACACTGAGCTTGACATCTAGGCCCAAATGTTAACAACTGTTACAGTAGTTGGTACTGGCAGGCACAAGAACACAATCTCACTTCTGGCTTCAGAAGGTCATTAAGTGGGTGTACAAGTCATCAGTTGAGTGAGGGTTCAGTAAGTCTGGGCATTGTCCCATCCCTGGTGTTCAAGCTGAACTTCTCAGTTGCACAGATATTGTGGGAAATTGCTTGTCACCACCAGAACACCTTTACCTCTTTCAACTTAGGGATGTCACCCACGAATCTGTAGATACTTTCTCACAGAAATTTTGGTGCCTGCTTTTGTGGTTTGTGGTGGTGAAAGGCAGTTTACTGAAAGGTGTCTGGTGCCTCTTTCCCGTTCTCTGTCTTCCTCCATCCTGCACCCTATGCCTGTTTTCGTGATATCTGGTCAGATGTAGGTGAGTTACACAACAGAGCATACTATCGTAGACTGCTTATTGTATAGTAACCATCAGTAGATGTTACTTACCTCCCCTTAAGCAGCTGAGGGTGGAAGCATGATCTAGAGTATTATCATCAATGGGTCTATTTGATATTGCTACCTTCTGAACTGGTCGTCCTGTCTTGTACAGGAAACCAGGGTTCTAATTAAATTTTACTCTTCTTATGGTAAGGTTACTACAGTGTTATACCCTGGCATAGGCCCCTGTCAGCTTCAGCAACATGTATGCCAGGCTGCGCAGGATGATTGCAGGAGTCATCCTCTCCTGCTCATTTATGTAACCAGGCAGCTAGCATTTCTGGGTGGGAATGACATCAGTCATATTCTCCCTTCCTCCACCAGCTGAGCCATACATGCTTTCTTTCTCAAGGAATTTGTTGGTAATCCATGAAAACCTGGTGAGGACCCTTATGGTATCAAGTGATGGCCAGGCAGGAGACTATAGGAAGACGTTTAGAtatagagcttttttttttatcagtcagtattttattgaaaaaaaaaaaaaagaggtaatgtTCAACTCCCATTTAAGAGGTCATTAACCAAAAGCCAGGTGGGACAGCCCATAACATTTGATAAGCAAAGAAGGACATCAGGCAAAGATATTGGGCACAGGATTTTTAGGTGACATCTACTGGCTAATGGGATGTTTACAATGACtgctattataaaaataattgaagacaTCCTGTTGCTCTGGATGAGGATTAGGCCAGTCAATGGGCAATAGAAATTTTATTGTTAGATGGGATTTTTTTGTCAGACAGTATATGATCCAGACATGTAACAAAGCATAACATCAATTGTTAGACTTGTTTGAGACAAAGCTTTTTTGACTTTTAGGACTTAAttggatgaagaagaaattgaaagataATGGTTGAAGTGATATTTGGCTAATTGTAATTCTAATTCATTGAATAGGAGCATACCTGTATAGTCTTGTAAATTGAATTCTTCTTAAGAAGATAATCAAAACACTCTATTCTTTGTCAGTGCTTCTCTTAGATGTCTGGAAGAAGTTCATTTTTGGGATGAAACTTTCCCTCTATCATTAGCTTTATCAGTGGCTACATtgtttttgaggtgaaactttcCCTGTATCATTAGTTGAGTGAAGTGGACCAGCACCAAGTAGCCGCAGATAAAGCTAACGATAGAAGGTAAGTaccaaaaaaacttattttattataaaaatattattatttctaaaattgaCATGTTACCAGTTTCATGGTAAACTGTTAATTGGAAGATGGGATCCATTATTTTAATAAGGACTACTTTCTTTGATAACATGATCTCCAGAAATGTTACCACACCAAACGTTGTGGACAGATGAAGTAGAAAAGTAACCAAAGGATTACAAGGTAATATGCAAGAAATAAAACTCACTTTAAAGTAAATTCACTGGAAGTCAAGGTTAAGCCATAGACCAAAGCAATTATGATATTGAAGATTTGACATGACAAAGGAAAATGTTGATAGTAGTTGAGGCAGTCTTcagtataattttaaattctgtaaTAGGAGCAGTCCTTCATAGTTTGGTAGACTGGAATCTTCTTTGAAAGACCATATTGTTATGTAGACTTTTCCAGAAGTTGGAAACAGGTTTATTATCATTACGTGATAATAAAGCCTGCTACAGATCACTTATTAATTTTGTGCTTTTTTGTATGCCTGGGAGTGGTGGGATTGAATTATTAAGCTAAGAcaggtttattatttatatttactgaataaatgtcaagacttatgtattttctttatggTTTCAGGTGATAGAAGATATGGTCATGGAAGTGGAGGAAGATCTATATCAGTTGAAATTTTTAGTTGAGGCGTTAACTACCTCAGGAAAAGATAAGCTTGatgaagaagcattaaaaaaagtgaagaaaatttgcagaaaatCAGACAGTTATGTTCAAGAactgtacaaaatattaaataagcaGCTAAAGAAAAGGCATGCTGAGATAAGATTTAGTGCCTTCCTGATATGTGAtgagatttttcaaaaatctcaCTGTTTTCGGGAATTATTACTCAAAGATTTCAAACAAATCACAAACCTTCTCTTAGGATTTGATAAAAAGAATCCCTTACCCAAACCATATCCAGTGGCTAGGAAGCTTAAGCAAAAGTGTGTAGAAGCTTTCCAGAAATGGTATGATAATTATGGTGAAGGCTATCTAACCCTTAGGCTTGGTTACAAGTACCTGAGGGATTGTAAAAAggtggattttgctgaacttacagCCAGAAGTGAAGCCCAGAGACAAAGAGATGCAGAAGAGAGGCAAAGACAAGATGATATCAAGAGGAGACGAATTCAGAAAATAACCGAAGAGTTGCAAGCGCAAACCCCAGAAATAAAATCTACTCTGAAACAGTTGCAAAATTGCTTCAGATTACTCATTCCAGATGTACACAACTTTTTCATACCACTTAATGATATTGAAAATGATTCACCATCCTCTGAAGAACTCCAAGGACTGGAGGATGTAGTTGAAGTAGATGAAGATAGTGAATATGGGAATGAATCTTTGCGGTCTCATGGCATAATGAAAGGGATGAGTGTCACAATTGATATGAGCGAGGTGAAGAAAGTAAGGGAAACATCAGATAATGAGATAATTGTACAAAATTTGAGAGAGTTCATTACTACGCTGACATCAAAAGTTTTACCTCAAGTTAAGAAGTGGGAAGAAACAATGCGACCATATGGTGAAGGAAATGGACTGTTGATAAAGCAAATAGTAGATCTTAAGAGTATGGTGATGAaaagtgtaaatttatataacaaTGTCGAGATTGTGCCTCAAGATAAATCAAAGTTATCTTCAGTGAAATTGCCAGAAGACTGTGAcagtgatgaagatgatgatgattttattgaAGTTTCATCCCATAATAGTACTGTAGGTATAGAAGGGATATCAGAGGCTTTAATTCTAGGAATAAGTGGTCCTTCATGGCGTAAAGATGATGAATATTTTGATAGTGACCCTCTCAACAGGCCATCAACTTCACAAGCATCAGTATCTCAGGGATCTTTCAAAGAATTTGAAAactcaaagaaaactaaaaagaaaagtatagaCAAATGTCCAGATGCAGCTCTTAATGGAATGGAGCACAAACCTCTGCGCCACCACAACCCCCTTGCAGGCTTGAGTCAGGTTTGGACAGCTGCACCAGATCTTCATGAACAAGATGAGATGGATTCCACTGGAGGTATACTGGGTGTAGCTACGCAGCGTGTAAACTATGAGCTTGAATGGGAGCCTGTGAAATGGACTTGCCGTGCTCCACTAGCGACAGGCCGCTTGTGTCCCCGGAAGGACAGAGAAAAGTGTCCTCTTCATGGTAAGATCATACCACGAGATGAACTTGGCCAACCTATATCAGCAGAAGATGCAGCACGTGTGAAAGCTGCCCAAGAGCAGTATGAGCGTGATCATCCTGCTTGGCAGGATCCTAATCTTCTTGCAGAGATTAAAGCAGCTACAGGTGTTGATTTAAAGATGCCAAAGGGTAAATATCAGCGTAAGCGCAAGTATGAAAACCTAACAGATATTAAAAAGACTACTCCATATGAGCGCCTGGCTAGGAAGGTTCTGAGTAAAAAAGCTGTGAGACGGGTGAACAAAGCACTTAATAAACAAGAAGCCTCAGGTGGTTGGAGTACAAATTTTAACGGTAGTTAATGCACATAGCAGTAGTATTGTACAAtaatttaatgcattttatattttgatctaAATATGTTTATTGTAGGATTTTTCATGTAGATTACTTCAGTTGCAGTTTGGAGCATGGTAATCAGATAATGtgtataaaataagatttttagagGCAAGACCACTGCAAGGCCTGgtgttttgatgaattttataaaattcagtaaaCCCTTTGTATTGCATCAACACAAACTTCCATGTATGGTATTTACCCTAATTATTCCCTTTATCCCAAAGTTTTTACTTCGTCATATGTCATTCATGGTTGTGGCTGATTGCAACTTGGGGAAGTTCATTTCGAGAAATGATAATAGGTCTTGAGAGTTTAGttcattttgagaaaattaatgGGTCTTGAGAGTTTGTAGGTTTAAAAGTTCTTGTTGTGAAATTTACTGTAAATCTAATAGCAGTACAGTATTGACTTTTCGAAGATAGATGGTCACAAAATAATGGGTCTGTTCTTTAGTTCTTTTACACTGAATGAGCATACATGGATACTTCGTTGGTTTGGAACAACGTTTTCTGTGCAGGTGCCATTCCCCTTCTGCTCTTGATAGGATCTTGAGTTCTCCATGGGAAAATCTGATTTCTTTTCCTCAAGCACTGGCTAACTAGAAGGAATTATCTTGGGTTTCCCCTTCTGACTCTGTGCCCTCAGAACAAAGAATTAAAGTCTTCCAACAGTGGGGAGTAATGTTTTCTGAGGTGCACTATATTACCTTCCTTTTACTGAATGGCACCCATAGGCCCTAGGACCCTCCTCCTAAGTTCCTATGATGGCTACTTAAGTGTTATGTAACTGCCAAAGTTCCATTTTGGGCAGAAAAGCATCTTGCTTTAGTTCTACGATTGGGCTTACATTGTTGAATTTATTGCAAGGATGCCTTTCCCCTTGCCTTCTCTCCCTTCGTAACTGTAAGCAAGCCAACCTGCATTTGTGCTGGTATAATTAGATACTGGTTCCCTCTgatctatctaaaaaaaaaaggggggtgtgTGTGTTGGATAAGCAAAGAACCTTATTTTATCCTTAAGGTGATATAAGACCTGCTTACTGATCAGAATTTCCTGTGCTTTAGATGGAAAAGAAAGGATCCCATGGACGTGTTTGTCAGTTACATGACGGATTGAATGAAAGATCTGGCACTAGGTCTTGTCAGCCTCATCATTCTGCTGTTAGCTTGTATAGGAAGTCTTAGGCATCAACCTTCCCCTGCTTAAGCACATGACCAGGTGTCAATCAGTCTCTTACCATTAGCTTGGCCTGTTTTAGATGTAAATTCATGTGCTCCTGAATTTACAGGACATTGCCAGTCAACTCCATTAAACAAAACACCCTGACTTAGGAGTGAGTTTCCCATATGTATTCTCAAAGGAACAAgtggaaaatttttaaagtacagtaaCTAGCATTTTCCTCTACATACAAAACTAAAGTACTCTATAGTATTTGATAACTCTACCTCTAACCAGCCTGGATTTATCCCTGTTgctggaagaaaaatgaaagtgttGCCAACTACACTGTTAGTAAGCTTCAATGATACCTTTAATCGACCCCCGGTATTCACGGGTTAGAGATCACAACTGCCCGCCATAAGCTGAAATCAGCAATAAGTTGGTACCTccccactaaaaatgcttataaccgcctattttaatagttcaaacaccaaataccttgtatacccttaaataaaatgcttataactgcctattttaatagttcactgcCTATGTTAATAGTTCAGACtccaaatactgtacattataagaaataataagtttaagattacgtaaatcatactggtactcaccagtgatgaatgttcattgaagatgatgatgattatgaattagctgtgcagtccagtgaatgatgatgaagatatgactgcacagcaaagcagagaaTTTACATCTCCTCTGGGAgcacctctt from the Macrobrachium rosenbergii isolate ZJJX-2024 chromosome 43, ASM4041242v1, whole genome shotgun sequence genome contains:
- the LOC136828636 gene encoding UV-stimulated scaffold protein A-like; the encoded protein is MVMEVEEDLYQLKFLVEALTTSGKDKLDEEALKKVKKICRKSDSYVQELYKILNKQLKKRHAEIRFSAFLICDEIFQKSHCFRELLLKDFKQITNLLLGFDKKNPLPKPYPVARKLKQKCVEAFQKWYDNYGEGYLTLRLGYKYLRDCKKVDFAELTARSEAQRQRDAEERQRQDDIKRRRIQKITEELQAQTPEIKSTLKQLQNCFRLLIPDVHNFFIPLNDIENDSPSSEELQGLEDVVEVDEDSEYGNESLRSHGIMKGMSVTIDMSEVKKVRETSDNEIIVQNLREFITTLTSKVLPQVKKWEETMRPYGEGNGLLIKQIVDLKSMVMKSVNLYNNVEIVPQDKSKLSSVKLPEDCDSDEDDDDFIEVSSHNSTVGIEGISEALILGISGPSWRKDDEYFDSDPLNRPSTSQASVSQGSFKEFENSKKTKKKSIDKCPDAALNGMEHKPLRHHNPLAGLSQVWTAAPDLHEQDEMDSTGGILGVATQRVNYELEWEPVKWTCRAPLATGRLCPRKDREKCPLHGKIIPRDELGQPISAEDAARVKAAQEQYERDHPAWQDPNLLAEIKAATGVDLKMPKGKYQRKRKYENLTDIKKTTPYERLARKVLSKKAVRRVNKALNKQEASGGWSTNFNGS